A single genomic interval of Longimicrobiaceae bacterium harbors:
- a CDS encoding glycosyl hydrolase 53 family protein, whose product MPTRPGHPRPLLGHITRFGRITPFLLATAGLLVAARANAQPGPEPVDPTGEEVVIRPVESDLLRKPWVSLSASSGAGSVRAARDGNLETAWLPQGSSAREWLQVDLGGAYDNLRKVEVVFPDPKGIYRYRIEASSDGEQWETIADRSRAERPSRGGVHLFTRPETRYLRVHFVEAPREARPGVAELRVFNYLRDDLVLGADLSFADDYADRNYYVRPDPSLQNVGAGPHLLDVARDRGMEFIRLRVFNEPRNERTGEPRTPPRQGPERTLEVARWVKERGMQLGIDFHYADSWADPGKQPKPRAWAKLEFDELVAALHDFTYSYVRRLVEQGTVPDKVAVGNEIINGFLWGSESNPIIAAAGPDATVNPPYFRDQAEIYRSQPGGRLLWQYWGSDDPEKRRLYDEAWDRFATLIAAGIAAVREASPRTKVELHTIVGSGQGERSGLEKTMEFWRQLLSRVKARGQEPDVLAISYYPEWHGTVEQLDVNLHTIATAFPQYPVNIAETAYPASGDIPQPNSVFPRTVQGQADAIQRVFQAANDVVDNRGVGVLLWEPASFQAMFRPVPGMESYYEPLPSIDVFNRSHAREIVESRLYLTVPAGAPLELPRKVDRLITATGQIDEIPVTWEPVAPEATSAPGELSVTGSTEAGPVQAFVTVVAS is encoded by the coding sequence ATGCCAACCCGACCCGGACACCCCCGGCCGCTGCTCGGGCACATCACGCGCTTTGGCCGCATCACGCCGTTCCTTCTCGCCACCGCCGGCCTCTTGGTCGCCGCGCGAGCGAACGCGCAGCCCGGACCTGAGCCCGTCGATCCCACCGGCGAGGAGGTGGTGATCCGCCCGGTGGAGAGCGACCTGTTGAGGAAGCCGTGGGTCTCCCTGAGCGCCAGTAGCGGCGCCGGCTCGGTAAGGGCGGCGAGGGACGGGAATCTGGAGACGGCGTGGTTGCCGCAGGGAAGCAGTGCACGAGAGTGGCTACAGGTCGACCTGGGCGGCGCGTACGACAATCTCCGAAAGGTGGAAGTCGTCTTCCCCGATCCAAAGGGGATCTATCGCTATCGGATCGAGGCGTCGAGCGACGGCGAGCAATGGGAGACGATCGCGGATCGGAGCCGCGCCGAGCGGCCGTCACGCGGCGGGGTGCACCTCTTCACCCGACCCGAAACCAGGTACCTGCGGGTCCACTTCGTGGAAGCGCCCCGCGAGGCTCGCCCCGGAGTGGCCGAGCTACGAGTCTTCAACTACCTCCGCGACGACCTCGTTCTCGGGGCGGATCTCTCCTTCGCGGACGACTACGCAGATCGGAACTACTACGTTCGCCCCGACCCCTCCCTGCAGAACGTGGGAGCGGGCCCTCACCTCCTCGACGTGGCTCGAGACCGCGGGATGGAGTTCATTCGTCTGCGGGTCTTCAACGAGCCGCGCAACGAGCGCACAGGCGAGCCACGCACGCCGCCCCGTCAGGGCCCGGAGCGTACACTCGAGGTGGCCCGCTGGGTGAAGGAGAGGGGAATGCAGCTCGGCATCGACTTCCACTACGCCGATTCGTGGGCGGACCCGGGGAAGCAGCCCAAGCCGCGCGCCTGGGCGAAGCTGGAGTTCGATGAGCTGGTCGCGGCGCTGCACGACTTCACCTACTCGTACGTCCGCCGTCTGGTCGAGCAGGGGACCGTTCCAGACAAGGTTGCCGTCGGGAACGAGATCATCAACGGCTTCCTCTGGGGCAGTGAGAGCAACCCCATCATTGCCGCTGCCGGTCCGGACGCGACCGTGAACCCGCCGTACTTTCGGGACCAAGCGGAGATCTATCGGTCACAGCCTGGCGGGAGGCTGCTGTGGCAGTACTGGGGATCCGACGACCCCGAGAAGCGTCGCCTCTACGACGAGGCCTGGGACCGCTTTGCAACCCTGATCGCCGCCGGCATCGCCGCCGTGCGGGAGGCGTCGCCCCGGACGAAGGTGGAGCTGCACACGATCGTCGGGAGCGGGCAAGGGGAGCGCTCCGGTCTGGAGAAGACGATGGAGTTCTGGCGCCAGCTCCTCTCCCGGGTCAAGGCTCGCGGGCAGGAGCCGGACGTGCTCGCCATCTCCTACTATCCCGAGTGGCACGGGACGGTGGAGCAGCTCGACGTCAACCTGCACACCATCGCCACCGCCTTCCCGCAGTACCCCGTCAACATCGCGGAGACCGCCTATCCCGCCTCCGGCGACATCCCCCAGCCAAACTCCGTCTTCCCCCGGACCGTGCAGGGGCAGGCCGATGCGATCCAGAGAGTCTTCCAGGCGGCGAACGACGTCGTGGACAATCGCGGCGTCGGCGTCCTCCTCTGGGAGCCTGCCAGCTTCCAGGCGATGTTCCGGCCGGTCCCTGGCATGGAGAGCTACTACGAACCGCTTCCTTCGATCGACGTCTTCAACCGCAGCCACGCCCGCGAGATCGTCGAGAGCCGGCTATACCTGACCGTCCCGGCCGGAGCGCCGCTCGAGCTTCCCCGCAAGGTGGATCGGTTGATCACCGCCACGGGGCAGATCGACGAGATTCCGGTCACCTGGGAGCCGGTAGCGCCGGAGGCAACCAGCGCCCCCGGAGAGCTGTCCGTCACCGGCTCGACCGAAGCCGGACCGGTTCAGGCGTTCGTCACGGTGGTGGCTTCGTAG
- a CDS encoding PAAR domain-containing protein, producing the protein MGKPAARMSDQVLQSAPHCHAPIHPPAPTPTPAPHPALPLPIIKGQPNVLIGGLPAARVSDMTAPCVLPTCVPAGPGVISLGSTTVLIGGLPAGRVGDMTTHASCVAPIPSPVGQIMPPGCPTVLIGG; encoded by the coding sequence ATGGGCAAACCGGCGGCACGAATGTCCGACCAGGTCCTCCAGTCCGCGCCGCACTGCCACGCCCCGATCCATCCGCCCGCGCCCACGCCCACTCCGGCACCGCACCCGGCGCTGCCACTGCCGATCATCAAGGGCCAGCCGAACGTTTTGATCGGAGGCCTTCCTGCCGCGCGTGTGAGCGATATGACCGCACCGTGCGTGCTTCCTACCTGTGTTCCGGCGGGACCGGGGGTCATCTCACTGGGTTCTACCACCGTGCTCATCGGCGGCCTTCCGGCTGGGAGGGTAGGCGACATGACCACCCACGCCAGCTGCGTCGCGCCCATCCCGTCTCCGGTCGGTCAGATCATGCCTCCTGGCTGCCCCACCGTTCTGATCGGGGGCTGA
- a CDS encoding methyltransferase domain-containing protein — translation MRLHHFESLRPLCPTCRNTDGSGAPLRIAQVAHEQENQILQGILHCSNPQCQREYPVIDGIPLLLGDLRRFVADNAPRLLTRTDLHPDLESLIGDCLGPGSDFDGSRQQVSSYCWEHYGDFDTGLETDSARRGTLLAALKLGLEIADALPDGPVLDLGCGPGRSTFELARRTGRAVLGVDLHLPMLRFASRLLTTGTASYSLRRVGLVYERREFPVDLPGAERVDFWACDAAALPFEAGTFAAATALNLLDCVYSPQTMLASLASVLRPGAPAVLTTPYDWSPGATPIEAWIGGHSQRGPLAGSSDATLRALLGEPEGESALPLRLVAEREGVPWRVRLHDRAFMEYRLHLLVARRQDDPDG, via the coding sequence TTGCGGCTCCATCATTTCGAATCGCTCCGCCCGCTCTGCCCCACGTGCCGCAACACAGATGGTAGCGGGGCCCCGCTGCGCATCGCCCAGGTCGCGCACGAGCAGGAGAATCAGATCCTCCAGGGCATCCTGCACTGCTCCAATCCGCAATGTCAGCGTGAATACCCGGTCATCGACGGGATTCCGCTGCTGCTGGGGGACCTGCGTCGCTTTGTCGCGGACAATGCCCCGCGTCTGCTGACCCGTACCGACCTGCACCCCGATCTGGAAAGCCTCATCGGCGATTGCCTCGGGCCAGGGTCCGATTTCGATGGCTCCCGTCAGCAGGTGAGCTCCTATTGCTGGGAGCACTACGGGGATTTCGACACGGGGCTGGAGACCGACTCAGCGAGGCGGGGGACCCTGCTCGCCGCGCTGAAGCTCGGACTGGAGATCGCGGATGCCCTTCCGGACGGCCCGGTCCTCGACCTGGGGTGTGGACCGGGTCGGTCGACTTTCGAGCTGGCGCGGCGCACCGGTCGCGCGGTCCTTGGGGTCGATCTGCACCTTCCCATGCTCCGGTTCGCCAGCCGCCTGCTGACAACCGGAACCGCGAGCTATAGCCTGCGACGGGTGGGATTGGTCTACGAGCGGCGGGAATTTCCGGTAGACCTTCCCGGCGCCGAGAGAGTCGATTTCTGGGCCTGCGACGCGGCCGCCCTTCCGTTCGAAGCGGGCACTTTCGCCGCCGCGACCGCCCTCAACCTGCTCGACTGCGTCTACTCCCCGCAGACCATGCTCGCCTCGCTCGCCTCCGTGCTGCGTCCGGGCGCCCCCGCGGTTCTTACGACGCCGTACGACTGGTCCCCGGGAGCGACCCCCATCGAGGCCTGGATCGGGGGCCACTCGCAGCGGGGTCCGCTGGCCGGGTCGAGCGACGCAACCTTGCGGGCGCTCCTCGGTGAGCCAGAGGGCGAGTCGGCACTTCCGCTGCGGCTGGTCGCCGAGCGCGAGGGGGTCCCCTGGCGGGTCCGCCTGCACGATAGAGCGTTCATGGAGTACCGTCTGCACCTCCTGGTCGCCCGCCGCCAGGATGATCCGGACGGGTGA
- a CDS encoding RraA family protein, giving the protein MSISFLRNPIVSLLLLACSAVTATASASAQEPSGPSDAELLAMYEELRVADVVDGMDMVGLRGVGLVDRKIQPLWRDTDSLTHQIRGIAVTVRYVPHNRVVPNPIPEDEFSAWEGSWYNEISPEPFVPLLKEGSVVVIDASGNGDTGTVGSFNSLDWVARGAVGIVTTGSVRDTDEVIKQRIPVYLDPLQRGRGIRPGRNMVESVNEPVEIGGALVRPGDVIVADGDGVVVVPREYAVEVARRARAVLQADMAGRRSLYERLGRPLDETVQ; this is encoded by the coding sequence ATGAGCATTTCGTTCCTTCGCAACCCGATCGTATCGCTTCTGCTGCTGGCCTGTTCGGCCGTCACCGCTACCGCCTCTGCTTCCGCGCAGGAGCCCTCGGGCCCCAGCGACGCCGAGCTGCTGGCGATGTACGAGGAGCTTCGCGTGGCGGACGTAGTGGACGGGATGGACATGGTGGGACTCAGAGGGGTGGGCCTCGTCGACCGGAAGATCCAGCCCCTCTGGCGCGACACCGATTCTCTGACCCACCAGATCCGCGGCATCGCGGTAACCGTCCGCTACGTACCGCACAACCGGGTGGTCCCCAATCCCATCCCGGAGGACGAGTTCTCCGCCTGGGAAGGAAGCTGGTACAACGAGATCTCGCCGGAACCTTTCGTCCCGCTGCTGAAGGAGGGGAGCGTGGTGGTGATCGACGCGAGCGGAAACGGCGACACGGGCACGGTGGGCTCCTTCAACTCCCTGGACTGGGTGGCGCGGGGCGCTGTGGGCATCGTGACCACCGGCAGCGTGCGGGACACGGACGAGGTGATCAAGCAGCGGATCCCGGTCTACCTGGATCCGCTGCAGCGCGGCCGGGGGATTCGGCCGGGCCGCAATATGGTGGAATCGGTGAACGAACCGGTGGAGATCGGCGGCGCGCTGGTGCGGCCCGGCGACGTGATCGTGGCAGACGGGGACGGGGTGGTGGTCGTGCCGCGGGAGTACGCGGTGGAGGTCGCCCGTCGCGCGCGGGCGGTCCTGCAGGCGGACATGGCCGGGCGCCGATCACTCTACGAGCGGCTGGGCCGTCCGCTGGATGAGACGGTGCAGTAG
- a CDS encoding TIGR01458 family HAD-type hydrolase, with the protein MAEGYLLDLDGTLYLGDEALPGALEAVHHLVEREIPRRYLTNTTRFARRELAERLRRMGFPIEAEEIFTAPRAAASWLRRAGLHRVALFVPAPTHEDFRDLEITDDEPAAVVVGDLGEAWSFEALNQAFRHLLGGARLVALQKNRYWRRPDGLALDAGPFVAALEYAASLEALVVGKPSREFFHLAAASMGVSPERVTVVGDDLEADIGGAQAAGMRAVLVRTGKFREELLRSTSIRPDRVVDHVAAAVE; encoded by the coding sequence TTGGCGGAAGGCTACCTGCTCGACCTCGACGGCACCCTCTATCTGGGGGACGAAGCGCTTCCGGGCGCGCTCGAGGCCGTTCACCACCTCGTCGAGCGGGAGATACCACGGCGCTATCTCACCAACACGACGCGCTTCGCCCGCCGCGAGTTGGCCGAGCGCCTCCGCCGGATGGGCTTCCCCATCGAAGCGGAGGAGATCTTCACTGCGCCACGCGCCGCGGCGAGCTGGTTGCGTCGGGCCGGCCTGCACCGCGTCGCGCTCTTCGTTCCCGCCCCCACGCACGAAGATTTCCGTGATCTCGAGATCACCGACGACGAGCCCGCGGCGGTGGTCGTCGGCGATCTCGGTGAAGCCTGGAGCTTCGAGGCGCTGAACCAGGCCTTCAGGCACCTGCTCGGTGGCGCGCGCCTGGTCGCGCTGCAGAAGAACCGGTACTGGCGCCGCCCCGACGGCCTCGCCCTCGACGCGGGCCCCTTCGTGGCCGCGCTGGAGTACGCAGCCTCGCTCGAGGCGCTGGTGGTGGGAAAACCCTCCCGCGAGTTCTTTCACCTGGCGGCCGCGTCGATGGGGGTGAGCCCGGAACGCGTGACGGTGGTCGGCGACGACCTCGAAGCCGACATCGGCGGAGCGCAGGCCGCCGGCATGCGGGCCGTGCTCGTGCGCACCGGCAAGTTCCGCGAAGAGCTGCTGCGCAGTACCTCCATCCGTCCAGACCGGGTTGTCGATCACGTCGCGGCGGCGGTCGAGTGA
- a CDS encoding TonB-dependent receptor plug domain-containing protein — protein MSPHPAPASLMFVLRGTLMLLAAWFAVGCHGNSSPQQPAPERDEEATIGFGARAGVTPPASISAETDATMRNSRVRQVEQLIAGRFAGVQVIPTTSGGFSIRIRGLATFTGNPEPLYVVDGQPVSVVRGRGIDWLNPADIARIDILKDAASTALYGMRGGNGVILITTKRGQ, from the coding sequence ATGAGTCCCCACCCCGCCCCCGCATCGTTGATGTTCGTCCTTCGTGGCACCCTCATGCTGCTCGCCGCCTGGTTCGCCGTGGGGTGCCACGGCAATTCCTCGCCGCAACAGCCGGCACCGGAAAGGGATGAAGAGGCCACGATCGGGTTCGGCGCCCGCGCCGGCGTGACTCCGCCCGCCAGTATCTCCGCGGAGACCGACGCCACCATGCGGAACAGCCGCGTCCGGCAGGTGGAGCAGTTGATCGCGGGCCGCTTCGCCGGCGTCCAGGTGATCCCCACCACCTCGGGGGGCTTCTCCATCCGCATCCGCGGGCTGGCGACCTTCACCGGTAACCCGGAGCCGCTCTACGTCGTGGACGGCCAACCGGTGAGTGTCGTGCGCGGGCGAGGCATCGACTGGTTGAACCCCGCCGACATCGCGCGTATTGATATCCTGAAGGACGCTGCTTCGACCGCACTATACGGCATGCGCGGCGGCAACGGTGTGATCCTGATCACAACCAAGCGCGGCCAGTAG
- the purU gene encoding formyltetrahydrofolate deformylase: protein MSTHILRIDCPDRAGLIHAITGVLLRHGLNIIANSEFVDPETRRFFMRTEFAGEVDGEALTSELTASLPEGATIRLARAGNRDIVVMVTREPHCPGELFMRHAFNELGATIRAVISNHDTLEPLARQFGIPFHHVSHEGRTRSEHETALLDVLESYQPEYIVLAKYMRILSPEFVSRYPERIVNIHHSFLPAFIGANPYRQAFERGVKMIGATAHFVTDYLDEGPIIAQGIIPVDHTHTAAEMAHAGRDVEKIVLARALRLVFEERVFLLGARTVIL from the coding sequence TTGAGTACGCACATCCTGCGCATTGACTGCCCCGACCGCGCCGGCCTGATTCACGCCATCACCGGGGTGCTGCTTCGCCACGGCCTCAACATTATCGCCAACAGCGAGTTCGTCGACCCGGAGACCCGACGCTTCTTCATGCGCACCGAGTTCGCCGGGGAGGTGGACGGCGAGGCGCTTACCAGCGAGCTCACCGCCTCACTGCCCGAGGGCGCCACGATCCGACTGGCGCGAGCGGGAAACCGGGACATCGTGGTGATGGTGACGCGGGAGCCGCACTGCCCGGGCGAGCTCTTCATGCGTCACGCCTTCAACGAGCTGGGAGCGACCATCCGAGCGGTGATCTCGAACCACGACACGCTGGAGCCGCTGGCTCGCCAGTTCGGGATTCCCTTTCACCACGTCAGCCACGAGGGCCGGACGCGGAGCGAGCACGAAACGGCGTTGCTCGATGTGCTCGAGAGCTATCAGCCGGAGTACATCGTGCTCGCCAAGTACATGCGCATCCTCAGCCCCGAGTTCGTTTCCCGGTATCCCGAGCGCATCGTCAACATCCATCACTCCTTCCTGCCGGCGTTCATCGGCGCAAACCCCTATCGGCAAGCCTTCGAGCGTGGCGTGAAGATGATCGGCGCGACCGCCCACTTCGTAACCGACTATCTGGACGAAGGGCCGATCATCGCGCAGGGGATCATCCCGGTCGATCACACCCACACTGCCGCCGAGATGGCACACGCAGGGCGGGACGTGGAGAAGATCGTGCTGGCTAGAGCGCTACGGCTCGTGTTCGAGGAGCGCGTGTTCCTGCTCGGGGCGCGGACCGTGATCCTGTAG
- a CDS encoding Vms1/Ankzf1 family peptidyl-tRNA hydrolase, producing the protein MISRGDLERLMGRENGDYQILSLFLDMSVNSDNRRTHQIFLNQKRSQLEELQGDRSVQHDQAVNRALARVDQWLLEEFDEDNRGVVLYTEIGGDWFEALQFPVPVANRFVVSDRPAIAPLAQVLESYHHHGVVLLDREHVRLLSVYLGTLLDELSVEPTPLPTRHDIQAGGYSQSRFQRRKLEEMRHFFRDFAREVEDFVSRYRPDDLVILGTDENVARFREFLPERLRRMISYTGPMSVDQPASEVLQELMPHLEAERQRESLEILDQVRDRVDQDYLATAGFQSTLTALQEGKVDTLIIGQDQDQLGSRCTQCGFLFARELESCPYDGAPTATGIDVVEEAIRLAETQGAEVQFVAPTAVQDLRGVGALLRF; encoded by the coding sequence ATGATCTCCAGGGGCGACCTCGAGCGACTGATGGGCCGCGAGAACGGCGATTATCAGATCCTCTCTCTTTTTCTCGACATGTCCGTCAACTCGGACAACAGGCGGACCCACCAGATCTTTCTCAACCAGAAGCGCTCTCAGTTGGAGGAACTCCAGGGTGATCGGTCGGTCCAGCACGACCAAGCGGTGAACAGGGCGCTCGCCCGCGTAGATCAGTGGCTCCTCGAAGAATTCGACGAGGACAACCGCGGGGTCGTGCTGTACACGGAGATCGGGGGCGACTGGTTTGAAGCCTTGCAGTTTCCCGTGCCGGTGGCCAACCGCTTCGTCGTCTCCGATCGGCCTGCCATCGCTCCGCTCGCCCAGGTCCTGGAGAGCTATCACCATCACGGGGTGGTGCTGCTGGACCGGGAGCACGTACGCCTGCTCAGCGTCTACCTTGGAACCCTTCTCGACGAGCTCTCGGTCGAGCCGACGCCGCTTCCCACCAGGCACGACATTCAGGCTGGCGGCTACTCCCAATCGCGCTTCCAGCGACGCAAGCTGGAGGAGATGCGCCACTTCTTCCGCGACTTCGCCCGCGAGGTTGAGGACTTCGTCAGCCGCTACCGGCCCGACGACCTGGTGATCCTGGGTACCGACGAGAACGTCGCACGCTTCCGCGAGTTTCTGCCCGAGCGGCTGCGAAGGATGATCTCGTACACCGGCCCGATGAGCGTCGACCAGCCCGCGAGCGAGGTTTTGCAGGAGCTGATGCCCCACCTGGAGGCCGAGCGGCAGCGCGAGAGCCTCGAGATCCTGGACCAGGTGCGCGACCGGGTGGACCAGGATTATCTGGCCACCGCAGGCTTCCAGAGCACATTGACTGCACTTCAGGAAGGAAAGGTCGATACTCTGATTATCGGGCAGGATCAGGATCAACTTGGCTCTCGCTGCACGCAGTGCGGATTTCTCTTCGCGCGCGAGCTCGAGAGCTGCCCCTATGACGGCGCTCCGACCGCCACCGGGATCGACGTGGTGGAGGAGGCCATCCGTCTCGCCGAGACGCAGGGAGCGGAGGTACAGTTCGTCGCTCCCACGGCCGTGCAGGATCTGCGCGGAGTGGGCGCGCTGCTGAGGTTCTGA
- the moaC gene encoding cyclic pyranopterin monophosphate synthase MoaC, producing the protein MTDDKRLTHLDETGAPRMVDVGDKTVTSRRAVAEGTIRMNADTLQSVLRGKNPKGNVLVVAQLAGIMAAKRTADLIPLCHPLPLNSVQVTLEPDETIPGVRAHAAVRVEARTGVEMEALTAVSTALLTIYDMCKALDRGMEIGGIRLLRKEGGRSGSWSAEAPR; encoded by the coding sequence ATGACCGACGACAAGCGCCTTACCCACCTAGACGAGACAGGCGCGCCCCGCATGGTGGACGTGGGAGACAAGACCGTCACCAGCCGGCGCGCGGTTGCCGAGGGAACCATCCGGATGAACGCCGACACCCTGCAGAGCGTGCTGCGCGGGAAGAACCCGAAAGGCAACGTGCTCGTGGTCGCCCAGCTCGCCGGCATCATGGCCGCCAAACGCACGGCCGACCTGATCCCTCTGTGTCACCCGCTTCCGCTCAACTCGGTACAGGTGACGCTCGAGCCCGATGAAACGATTCCCGGTGTTCGTGCGCACGCCGCAGTGCGTGTCGAGGCGCGCACCGGGGTCGAGATGGAGGCGCTGACCGCGGTCTCCACCGCCCTGCTCACCATCTATGACATGTGCAAGGCGCTCGACCGCGGGATGGAGATCGGCGGGATCCGGCTGTTGCGAAAGGAGGGAGGTCGAAGCGGCAGCTGGAGCGCAGAGGCGCCCCGCTGA
- a CDS encoding peptidoglycan DD-metalloendopeptidase family protein translates to MARRRWLLSRVSVPRVAALALSLALSDAVGGAELAAQQGLPVSASIEEELEASRERLEQIRRERAELQREMQGLESRVHDISAELELISQEIANSNRMLAELDFQLDRYHAQIEETTRDLEATRSRLARQKADLHRRLRAIYKRGPLHTIRVLLGAESFSDLLNRYKYMSLIARYDRQLVERVAASENRLVARERLLSHSMEEIQEVREARASEHAALETLRSRQQRALASARRAQQTTASRLQQLEEDERSLSRLIATLEARRREAAAGEAATLTPAAAGTLAWPVEGRLIYPFGRQTQPNGTVLRWNGIGIAAPEGTPVRAVAAGTAVLAGPFEGYGPTVVLSHGGGYYSLYLYLNDVSVQEGQSVAAGQRIGGVGGSRTPEGPHIEFQIRAPGGEAVDPLGWLRRRSPA, encoded by the coding sequence ATGGCTCGTCGGCGCTGGTTGCTCTCCAGGGTTTCGGTCCCCCGCGTGGCGGCACTCGCGCTTTCGCTCGCGCTGAGTGATGCAGTCGGAGGGGCCGAGCTCGCGGCCCAGCAAGGACTGCCGGTCTCGGCGAGCATCGAGGAGGAGCTGGAGGCGAGCCGCGAGCGTCTGGAGCAGATCCGCCGTGAGCGGGCGGAGCTGCAGCGCGAGATGCAGGGGCTCGAGTCGCGAGTACACGACATCTCCGCGGAGCTCGAGCTGATCAGCCAGGAGATCGCCAACTCGAACCGCATGCTCGCCGAGCTGGACTTCCAGCTCGACCGCTACCATGCGCAGATCGAGGAGACGACGCGCGACCTGGAGGCGACCCGATCGCGTCTGGCGCGGCAGAAGGCCGACCTTCACCGGCGACTCCGGGCCATCTACAAGCGCGGGCCGCTGCACACCATCCGCGTGTTGCTGGGCGCGGAGAGCTTCTCCGACCTGCTGAACCGGTACAAATACATGTCGCTGATCGCGCGCTACGACCGGCAACTGGTCGAGCGGGTGGCGGCGTCGGAAAACAGACTGGTGGCGCGGGAGCGACTGCTGAGCCACTCCATGGAGGAGATCCAGGAGGTGCGCGAGGCCCGGGCTTCGGAGCACGCGGCGCTGGAGACACTGCGCAGCCGTCAGCAGCGGGCGCTGGCGAGCGCGCGCCGCGCACAACAGACCACCGCGAGCCGACTGCAGCAGCTGGAGGAGGACGAGCGCAGTCTGTCGCGGTTGATCGCGACCCTCGAGGCCCGCAGGCGCGAGGCGGCGGCCGGAGAGGCCGCGACACTGACGCCGGCCGCCGCCGGTACGCTCGCCTGGCCCGTCGAGGGGAGGCTGATCTACCCCTTCGGGCGGCAAACGCAGCCCAACGGCACGGTCCTGCGATGGAACGGCATCGGCATCGCCGCGCCGGAAGGCACGCCCGTGCGGGCGGTGGCGGCGGGTACGGCCGTGCTCGCGGGCCCGTTCGAGGGCTACGGGCCCACGGTGGTGCTCAGCCATGGGGGCGGGTACTATTCCCTCTACCTGTACCTCAACGACGTCTCCGTCCAGGAAGGTCAGTCGGTGGCCGCTGGACAGCGCATCGGTGGCGTCGGGGGATCGCGAACCCCCGAGGGCCCCCACATCGAGTTCCAGATCCGAGCTCCGGGCGGCGAGGCGGTGGATCCCCTCGGCTGGCTGCGGAGACGAAGCCCGGCATGA
- a CDS encoding permease-like cell division protein FtsX has translation MPYALREALAAFRRTPLLALLSIVAVSLSLFVVGLFALTAFNIRVAIEQIESRVEVVAYLHDEAPPGEVQAAAAEIMAMESVRDVRYVSKDEALTTAVQELTEFRDVFTDLEMNPLPASLEVSMQPGQRDRSAVELVAQRLAAHPFVEDVSYGDDWVSKIISLRRIAAGGTMIIGGAFAAVAGIIIATAVRISVFARRDEIQIMRLVGATAGFIQRPFLIEGLISGLIGGVLAAVLTFLAFEAVSVTLIQVLWLPAEWALAGVLAGGLYGLLSSAVAVRRHLRSI, from the coding sequence ATGCCGTACGCTCTACGTGAAGCGCTTGCGGCCTTCCGGCGCACGCCGCTACTGGCTCTGCTCTCCATCGTGGCGGTCAGTCTCAGCCTCTTCGTGGTGGGGCTCTTTGCCCTGACCGCCTTCAACATCCGCGTGGCGATCGAGCAGATCGAATCGCGCGTCGAGGTGGTGGCCTACCTGCACGACGAGGCGCCCCCCGGCGAGGTCCAGGCCGCGGCGGCCGAGATCATGGCGATGGAGTCGGTGCGGGACGTCCGCTACGTGTCGAAGGACGAAGCGCTGACCACCGCCGTGCAGGAGCTCACCGAGTTCAGGGATGTCTTCACCGACCTGGAGATGAACCCGCTTCCGGCCTCGCTCGAGGTGTCCATGCAGCCGGGGCAACGCGACCGGTCGGCGGTGGAGCTGGTCGCGCAGCGCCTCGCTGCCCACCCGTTCGTGGAGGACGTCTCGTACGGCGACGATTGGGTGAGCAAGATCATCTCGCTGCGCAGGATCGCGGCTGGCGGCACGATGATCATCGGCGGAGCCTTCGCGGCCGTGGCGGGGATCATCATCGCCACCGCCGTGCGCATCTCCGTCTTCGCCCGCCGCGACGAGATCCAGATCATGCGCCTGGTCGGCGCCACGGCGGGCTTCATCCAGCGGCCCTTCCTGATCGAAGGCCTGATCTCCGGTCTGATCGGGGGGGTTCTCGCCGCCGTCCTCACCTTTCTTGCCTTCGAGGCGGTGAGCGTCACCCTGATCCAGGTGTTGTGGCTGCCCGCCGAGTGGGCCCTCGCAGGAGTGCTGGCGGGCGGGCTATACGGCTTGCTCTCCAGCGCGGTGGCGGTGCGACGCCACCTCCGCTCGATCTGA